In the genome of Candidatus Ornithobacterium hominis, the window ATTCCTTTTGCTCCACTGTCTTTGTGTTCAGTGCATTCTAATATTACCTGTACTCTATTGCCTTTTTTCGCCATAACTTTAAATATTATTTAATAAGCCCTTCTTTTTTTGAACGCTCTAAAGCTTCTTCTATTCCGATTTTATTAATCGTTTTCAAACCTTGAGCACAAACATTTAACGTTACCCACTTATCTTCTGAAGGTACATAAAATCTCTTTTTCATTAAGTTGATATGAAACCTTCTTTTGGTTTTATTATTCGCATGAGATACATGGTTTCCCACCATCGCTTTCTTTCCTGTAATTTGACAAACTCGTGACATATTCTTTTTCGTTTAAAACGGAGTGCAAATTAACGATAAATATTTGAGTTACACAAATACTTTTTTAATTATT includes:
- the rpmB gene encoding 50S ribosomal protein L28, whose amino-acid sequence is MSRVCQITGKKAMVGNHVSHANNKTKRRFHINLMKKRFYVPSEDKWVTLNVCAQGLKTINKIGIEEALERSKKEGLIK